In Hyphomicrobiales bacterium, a single window of DNA contains:
- the trbL gene encoding P-type conjugative transfer protein TrbL, whose amino-acid sequence MDDLNIIDTFTQTFVTYIDSGFGILSPDVSFLTSTLVAIDIILAGLFWSLSHEDNVVAQLIRKILYVGFFAFLLNNFASLSSVIFNSFASLGLKASGSTLTATDLMRPGFVAGTGFTASQPLLDQAGSLMGFTSFFDNVVTITVLLLAWIIVLLAFFILSVQLFITILEFKLTTLAGFILVPFALFGKTSFLAERVLGNVMTSGIKLMVLAIVVGIGSTLFGTLTAAPTGDITLEQAAAHILAAIAVFGLAIFAPGIAAGLISGAPQLGAGAAVGTAAGLAAAGVAGAAGAGLLARGAAAGAGRAVTSAASLSGAAQAGFKAGGVGGALNATVGQPLKDAASKASAPMRDAYREGSAYGLKAAGGSAAASGAGSSGRGSSPSSAEPDWARRLRRREQMTRAGTVASQSIREGDRGSASEGPDLNPDS is encoded by the coding sequence ATGGACGATCTCAATATCATCGACACATTCACCCAAACCTTCGTCACCTATATTGACTCAGGTTTTGGCATCCTGAGCCCCGATGTCAGTTTCCTGACCTCGACGCTGGTGGCGATCGATATCATCCTGGCTGGTCTGTTCTGGTCACTGTCTCATGAAGACAATGTCGTTGCGCAGTTGATCCGCAAGATCCTCTATGTCGGCTTCTTTGCTTTTCTCCTGAATAATTTTGCAAGCCTGTCGTCGGTCATCTTCAACAGCTTTGCCAGTCTGGGGTTGAAGGCGTCGGGCTCAACGCTCACAGCGACTGACCTGATGCGCCCCGGTTTTGTCGCCGGCACGGGCTTCACCGCCTCGCAGCCGCTGCTCGATCAGGCCGGAAGCCTGATGGGCTTCACCTCGTTCTTTGACAATGTCGTCACTATCACCGTGCTGCTGCTCGCCTGGATCATTGTGCTATTGGCGTTCTTTATCCTGTCAGTTCAACTCTTCATCACCATCCTGGAGTTCAAGCTCACCACACTGGCGGGCTTCATCCTCGTGCCCTTTGCGCTGTTTGGGAAGACGTCATTTCTTGCCGAACGGGTGCTCGGCAATGTCATGACCTCCGGCATCAAGCTCATGGTCCTCGCCATCGTGGTGGGCATTGGCTCCACGCTGTTTGGCACGCTCACCGCTGCACCTACAGGCGATATCACGCTGGAACAGGCGGCAGCCCATATCCTGGCAGCTATTGCTGTCTTTGGATTGGCCATCTTTGCGCCCGGCATCGCAGCGGGATTGATTTCAGGCGCGCCTCAACTGGGCGCCGGGGCCGCCGTTGGCACTGCGGCAGGTCTTGCGGCCGCTGGTGTGGCAGGAGCCGCAGGGGCAGGTCTTCTGGCGCGGGGTGCCGCCGCTGGTGCAGGCCGTGCCGTCACCTCGGCAGCATCTCTGTCCGGTGCAGCGCAGGCAGGCTTCAAGGCTGGTGGGGTCGGCGGCGCACTCAATGCCACTGTGGGCCAGCCCCTCAAGGATGCAGCCTCAAAGGCGTCAGCGCCCATGCGCGATGCCTATCGCGAGGGTTCGGCTTACGGCCTCAAGGCAGCAGGCGGAAGTGCAGCAGCTTCTGGAGCTGGGAGCTCAGGTCGTGGCAGTTCGCCCTCGTCCGCCGAGCCTGATTGGGCGCGTCGCCTACGCCGCCGTGAACAGATGACCCGTGCCGGGACCGTGGCCAGCCAGTCGATCCGCGAGGGCGATCGCGGTTCGGCGAGCGAAGGCCCCGATCTCAATCCCGACAGCTAA
- a CDS encoding conjugal transfer protein TrbE, with protein sequence MLNLTEYAKKPKLLSDYLPWGFLVGPGIILNKDGSFLRLAHYRGPDLESATEAELISVTARINNVLKRFGSGWALFFEAARKEASTYPLSEFPDPISLLVDEERRKSFEAEAGHFESNYTLALCWLPPAERQDKAGSYLVERGDDETLASEARGFEWQDHFKAETERALDLLATILPEIRFLDDEETLTHLHGRVSSKDHVVSVTAVPAYLDALLADTSFTAGMAPKLGDQHLRTLTILGLPGTTTPGLLDALNDLALAYTWVTRWIALDRTEAQTLLTRKRRQWFAKRKSVAAILREVLFNQETVLLDTDAASKAAETNEALEDLGSGDVAFGYVTTTVSVTAPTSVEAGEALRQIERVINTRGFVCITESFNAVEAWLGSLPGHLYANVRQPIVHTLNLAHIMPISSVWAGPHWNEHLNEPPLLHAATRGSTPFRVNLHVGDVGHTTIVGPTGAGKSVLLAMLALQFRRYDRGQVFIFDKGRSARAAALMMGGTALDLSIGGGIAFQPLADIDDPVARAFGRDWVLSLLSHEGVATDPAVKDEVWAALTNLASAPKPERTLTGLSLLLQSNRLRQALQPYALEGPWGSLLDGKEDRFSFASVMHFELEGLMETKGLVLPVLTYLFHRLESHFDGRPTLLILDEAWLFLDSPLFASRIRDWLKTLRKKNVAVVFATQSLSDIASSTIAPAIIESCPTRIFLPNDRAIETQIREIYERFGLNSRQIEIISRATPKQDYYAQTARGNRLFELNLGPLALAICGASRPEDQRLMDQLQKVHDEVDFVIAFLRAKGFAHEADLIARATGQTGHTHPDHGTAQSPTIATGVTS encoded by the coding sequence ATGCTGAACCTCACCGAGTATGCCAAGAAGCCCAAACTGCTCTCCGATTACCTGCCTTGGGGCTTCCTGGTGGGGCCGGGTATCATCCTCAACAAGGATGGCAGTTTTCTGAGGCTCGCGCACTATCGCGGTCCTGATCTCGAAAGCGCCACGGAAGCGGAACTCATTTCCGTGACGGCGCGCATCAACAATGTCTTGAAGCGCTTCGGTTCCGGCTGGGCCTTGTTCTTCGAGGCGGCCCGCAAAGAGGCGTCCACCTATCCGCTGTCGGAGTTTCCTGATCCGATTTCGCTGCTGGTCGATGAGGAACGGCGCAAGAGCTTCGAAGCGGAAGCGGGGCACTTTGAGAGCAACTACACATTAGCCCTGTGCTGGTTGCCGCCCGCTGAGAGGCAGGACAAGGCCGGTAGCTATCTGGTTGAACGCGGTGATGATGAGACACTTGCGTCGGAAGCGCGGGGATTCGAATGGCAGGATCACTTCAAGGCGGAGACGGAGCGCGCGCTTGATCTCCTGGCGACCATCCTGCCCGAGATCAGGTTTCTTGATGATGAAGAGACGCTGACACATCTGCACGGACGTGTTTCAAGCAAGGATCATGTTGTTTCAGTTACCGCCGTCCCAGCCTATCTCGATGCACTGCTGGCGGATACGAGCTTCACGGCCGGCATGGCGCCGAAGCTGGGGGACCAGCATCTCAGGACGCTCACGATCCTCGGCTTGCCGGGGACGACAACGCCAGGGCTCCTCGATGCGTTGAACGATCTCGCCTTGGCTTACACCTGGGTCACCCGCTGGATTGCGCTTGACCGTACCGAGGCCCAGACACTTCTCACCCGCAAGCGCCGGCAATGGTTCGCAAAACGTAAGTCGGTTGCAGCGATCCTGCGTGAAGTGCTGTTCAATCAGGAGACCGTGCTGCTTGACACCGATGCGGCCTCAAAAGCAGCTGAGACCAATGAGGCATTGGAGGATTTGGGATCAGGTGATGTCGCCTTCGGGTATGTGACGACAACGGTCAGTGTCACTGCACCGACGTCAGTCGAGGCTGGTGAAGCGCTGCGGCAGATCGAGCGTGTCATCAACACACGCGGCTTTGTCTGCATTACCGAAAGTTTCAACGCCGTCGAGGCCTGGCTCGGATCATTGCCGGGGCATCTCTATGCCAATGTGCGGCAGCCGATCGTTCACACGCTGAACCTGGCTCACATCATGCCGATCTCCAGTGTCTGGGCGGGGCCGCATTGGAATGAGCACCTCAACGAGCCGCCCCTGCTGCATGCAGCAACAAGAGGGTCCACGCCTTTCCGCGTGAATTTGCATGTCGGCGACGTGGGTCACACCACCATTGTCGGACCTACGGGTGCGGGCAAGTCGGTGTTGCTTGCCATGCTCGCCTTGCAGTTCCGGCGCTATGACAGGGGCCAGGTCTTCATCTTCGACAAGGGCCGGTCAGCCCGCGCTGCCGCCTTAATGATGGGTGGCACAGCGCTCGATCTCTCCATTGGCGGTGGCATCGCATTTCAGCCACTGGCGGACATCGACGATCCGGTAGCGCGGGCCTTTGGCAGGGATTGGGTTCTCTCATTGCTGTCCCATGAAGGTGTTGCCACCGATCCGGCCGTCAAGGATGAGGTCTGGGCAGCGCTCACCAATCTGGCGTCAGCGCCGAAGCCAGAGCGCACCCTCACGGGGCTTTCGCTGCTGTTGCAATCCAACAGGTTGCGGCAGGCGTTGCAGCCCTACGCGTTGGAGGGACCGTGGGGATCCTTGCTGGACGGCAAGGAGGACCGCTTCAGTTTTGCCAGTGTCATGCATTTCGAGCTGGAAGGCTTGATGGAGACCAAGGGACTGGTGTTGCCGGTCCTCACATATCTCTTCCATCGCCTTGAATCCCACTTCGATGGCAGGCCAACGCTGCTCATTCTGGACGAAGCCTGGCTGTTTCTGGATTCGCCGCTCTTTGCGTCCCGCATTCGTGATTGGCTCAAGACCTTGCGCAAGAAGAATGTTGCCGTGGTTTTTGCCACGCAATCCTTGTCCGACATCGCCTCCAGCACCATTGCACCTGCCATCATCGAGAGCTGCCCAACCCGCATCTTCCTGCCCAATGATCGCGCCATCGAGACGCAGATCAGGGAGATCTACGAGCGCTTCGGATTGAATAGCAGGCAGATCGAGATCATTTCCCGGGCCACACCGAAGCAGGACTATTACGCCCAGACGGCACGGGGCAACCGCCTGTTTGAGCTCAATCTTGGTCCTCTGGCATTGGCCATCTGTGGTGCCTCTCGGCCGGAAGACCAGCGTCTCATGGACCAACTCCAGAAGGTGCATGACGAGGTCGACTTCGTCATCGCCTTTCTCAGGGCCAAGGGCTTTGCCCACGAGGCCGATCTCATTGCCAGAGCGACAGGTCAAACTGGCCATACCCATCCGGACCACGGGACGGCGCAATCCCCAACCATCGCCACAGGAGTAACCTCATGA
- the trbJ gene encoding P-type conjugative transfer protein TrbJ, whose amino-acid sequence MTTRSSKIHLALAASVMVATGLVATTIATRPAQALTVFDPWNYKQNLLTAIRSLTEIENQVKQLTNEAQMLMKMDLNLEQLGSSVAGDLKDSMGEIKSLLDEANGIAMDVKATESKIKDLFPDEYASAFTNDQSLKQAKSRWDETLSAFKRSMSLEAKVVENTTEDGNTLSDLLSKSGSAVGSLQVQQAGNELLGLGIKQQLQLQNLMAADQRAQALDRARALSSQEESRLRFQSFVGDGVAYTP is encoded by the coding sequence ATGACCACACGATCATCCAAAATCCATCTTGCTCTGGCTGCCAGTGTGATGGTGGCGACGGGTCTCGTCGCAACGACCATTGCAACGCGGCCCGCGCAAGCCCTCACCGTTTTCGATCCGTGGAACTATAAGCAGAATCTGCTGACCGCGATTAGGTCACTCACCGAGATCGAGAACCAGGTGAAGCAGCTCACCAACGAGGCCCAGATGTTGATGAAGATGGACCTCAATCTCGAACAACTAGGTTCATCTGTCGCCGGCGATCTCAAGGACTCCATGGGAGAGATCAAGTCATTACTCGACGAGGCCAATGGCATTGCCATGGATGTGAAGGCGACCGAGTCCAAGATCAAGGACCTGTTTCCGGATGAGTATGCGTCAGCCTTTACCAATGACCAGTCCCTGAAGCAGGCCAAATCCCGCTGGGATGAGACCCTATCCGCTTTCAAGCGCAGCATGAGTCTCGAAGCCAAGGTGGTCGAGAATACCACGGAAGACGGCAATACCCTGTCTGATCTCTTGTCCAAGTCTGGAAGTGCCGTTGGCAGTTTGCAGGTCCAGCAGGCGGGGAACGAGCTCTTGGGCCTTGGTATCAAGCAGCAGCTGCAATTGCAGAACCTGATGGCGGCCGATCAACGAGCCCAGGCCCTGGACCGGGCGCGGGCTTTGTCATCACAGGAAGAGTCACGGCTGCGCTTCCAGAGCTTTGTCGGGGACGGCGTCGCCTACACGCCGTAA